The region CTGGCCGGGGAGATTATCTTTTTCGTCGATAAAGAGGAAGAGGTTTTGGTTATTGACGCCCGCGGCATTCCCCACCGATCTCCCTCCGAGTCGATGATCGAGAAGGTGACCCGCGGCTCGCGGGATTCCTTCGTTGAGATTCTGCCCTTTAACACCACCCTGATTCGCCGCCGGTTGCGCGATCCCGGGCTCAGGTTTGAAACAGTCAAGGTTGGGGCCCGTTCACAGTCCGATATAGCCATCGCTTATATAAAGGATATCGCCGACCCTAGCATTATCGAAACAGTGAAAAGACGCCTGAAAAGTATCAGTATAGATGGCGTGCCGATGGCCGAAAAGGCCATTGAAGAATTCATTCTGCGCGGCAATCGCTGGAATCCGCTTCCCAGGGTACGGTATACCGAGCGCCCTGACGTAGTTGCTGTGCATCTTTTGGAAGGGCACGTCTGCGTGCTTGTGGATACTTCACCCCATGTAATGATTTTGCCGACGACCTTTTGGCATCATGTCCAGCATGCCGAAGAGTACCACCAGAACCCCACCATCGGATCGTATCTGCGACTAATCCGGCTTTTTGGCGTTATGCTGTCGTTGCTGCTGCCGCCGCTGTGGCTGAGTATTGTTTTTCAACCAGGACTGTTGCCTGAGACGCTGGCGTTCTTGGGGCCACGTGATCCAGGAATCATTCCGCTTGGCTTTCAGTTCATTCTGGCCGAAATTGGTGTTGAACTTGTCCGCATGGCCACAGTCCATGTACCATCGTCCCAGGCTACCGCACTGGGCTTCATCGGCTCCTTCATGCTGGGTGAGTTCGCCACCAAAGTGGGGTTGTTCGGCAACGAGGTAATCTTCTATACGGCGATCGCTGTGGTGGGAGCTTTTGCCACGCCGAGTGTCGAACTTGCGATGGCAATGCGATTCTTTCGTTTGGTCCTGCTTCTTTTGGTAATGATGTTTAAGTTGCCGGGCCTGCTCATTGGCCTGTTGGCGCTATTTTGGCTGTTCGTTACCACGAAGTCTTTTGAATACCCTTACTTGTGGCCGCTGCTACCGTTCAATTATCAGGCTATGAAAGACGTTCTCCTGCGTTTGCCGATGCCGCTGAAGGTGTTGCGCCCCGCCTTGCTGAAGCCTATGGATAAAGACCGGAGGGACGACAACTAGGCGGTTTTTCCCCGGAACCGGGGATCCCACCGTTGCAATACTTTGGGGATTACTGCGGCCAGTGGCTGTTGATACAGAATAAGCAGCATAATCGGTATTGCCGAGGCGGGGGGGAAGTATGTAAGGGCGATTACTAAGCCAAAGCTGATATTTCGCAGCCCGACATTGTATATCATAGTCAGCGTCATCCCCGGCGTGCGGTCCCGCAGAATAAATGCGCCGAGATAACCGGCCGCGTATCCGGTCAGCGACATCAGGAAAGTAACCACGGCCATCTTAAAAAGGGCAAGGTTCCAGGAAAGTTGAGGGCTGATTACAGAAGAATTTATTAAAATGACGATGAAAAAGGCTAATTTGGACAATGTCGCCCCGATTCCCTCGCCTAAGGGAGCAGATCTGCCGCGTGTAAAGTCGTAAATAGCCATGCCGATTATACTTGGGAGCGTAACCATAAGCATTAGCTGTATTACCAGATTCCAGTAATTTATCGCTACGAGCTGCCCGATAACCACATTGAAGTAAAGCGGTAAAATGACCGGGGTGGCAACAGCGTCCAGGGTAACCGCCGCTAGGGACAGATTGAGGTCGCCTTTCGTCATTGCCGTCCAGACTACGGAAGTCACTCCTATGGGAATGGCGGCGGCGACGAGATAACCCAGGCGTACTTCGGTTTCTGCAGGGTAAATGACCGCGCTGATGCCCCACACGATAGCAGGAGTGACAATATGTATCAGCGCCAGGGACCAGAGCGGAATCCACGGTTTTAGCAACGAACGGCCGAACTTCCCAAGGCTCGTCGTAATAGATGTGGCAAAGGTCATGTATGCGAATAGGTATACAATGACCTTTTTCAGCGCCGGACTATCGGGAAGCCTTACAAAAAAACCGATTGCCAGGGCCACTAGGACAAGAAGAAACATATGGCTATCAAGCCATTTGTTAAGTTTCTGCATGACACATCTCCTCAAAAATACAGGTAACCCGAAAACGTATGGCGAGCGCCATACGTTTTTCAGCTACCGACTATCGTGCCCCCGTTGGGATGTAGTACCTGCCCCGACATATAACCGGAATCAGCCGAGGCGAGGAAAACATAGCAGGGAGAGATGTCTGACGGCTGCCCCGCCCGCTTCATCGGAGTATCCTGGCCAAATATAGTTACCTGGTCGGCTGGAAAAGAGGAGGGGATGAGCGGCGTCCAAACAGGTCCGGGGGCCACCGCGTTGACACGGATGTCCTTGCCCTGTTTCATCAAAGAAAGAGCGAGAGAGCGCGTAAAGGCGACCACCGCTCCTTTTGATGCCGAATAGTCAATAAGCTGCTCGTTACCCTGGTAAGCGGTCACGGAGGCGGTGTTGATTATCGTTCCACCGTTTTGAAGATGGGCGAGGGAGGCTTTGGTCAGATAAAAGTAGGCGAATATATTAGTCTTAAAGGTTCTTTCAAGCTGCTCGGCGGAAATGCTTTCCAGACCCGGCTGGACATGTTGCTCGGCTGCATTGTTGACGAGTATGTCCAACCGACCGAAATCTTTCACCGTCTGTTCGACGACCTGGCGGCAAAACTGCTCGTCTCCCACGTCGCCGGCGGTTACCAGGCAACGTTTGCCGACCTGCTCCACACCGCGTTTTGTTTCGGCGGCGTCGTCGTGTTCGTTGAGATATACTACGGCGACGTCCGCTCCCTCCCGGGCGAACGCCAGGGCAACCGCCCGGCCGATGCCGCTGTCGCCGCCGCTTATCAGGGCTACTTTTCCTTGCAGTCGCCCGCTGGCCCGGTAGTCCTCACGCATCGATACGGGGCGGGGGTTCATCACCGCTTCGATTCCCGGCTGCCGGTCCTGGTGCTGGGGTGGAAAGCTCTGCACTGGACTATTTTGCGGACTCATCTCATCGACCTCTCTTTGGCGTGACCTGGTTGGTAGTATTGCCCGAGAGACAGACGGCTAATCCGGATAGCGTTAATCTTTACCGCCGGAATAGCCGTGTATAAAAGCTTACCGCTGGAAACGATACTAACCTTGGAGGGATGCTATATGCCGGATAAAGAGAATCAGGGAGGTTCATCCCAAAGTTCGCGGGAGTTAGCGGGCAACACAAACAATAACGATCAACAAGGAGTTCAGAGCCCCAGCGGCGGACAGCAGTCAACCGGTCAGGGGCAAAATAAGGCAAGCCAGGAAGTACCGCTTACGGCCGAGCAGCAGAAGGCTGCCCAAGCCATCCAAAAGCAGATCGAGGCTTTCGAAAGCATGCTTGGTCAAAAATCGAATTCCGAGCTAAAGGAAATCGCCACTAGGCTTGAAACCGTTGAACGGGAAATGTTGCTGGAAAAAATCGACCAGCAGCTACAGACCATGAAAGAAACGATCGTCAAACCCGGCGACGCTGCCGCCAGTGCCGCCGCCGCCGGCGCGGCGACGGTGGTTCTCAACGAATCACCGACTTGAGTTGAGTTAAGAAGGTTCAGTCATGGTACACCTGATTATCTCTGTAATTATTTTCAATTTAGTGGCATGGCTGATTCCCAAGAGAATAACACGCGATGAAATGCTGGCAACATCGCTTTTCGCCCTTCAGCTCGAAGCCGAAGCTGACATTTACCTCGATTTAAAGTACCGGCTGTACGGTTATTTTAACCCCGGCCCGGACTGGCTTGCCCTTGTCCCGATATACGGAATTTTCCCGGCAATCACGATCGTCTTCTTAAATTACTACCCCTTTACGGGGAAAAAGTCTGAAAAAGCGATCTATATCGCGGCTTGGTCGCTTTTCTCGGCGCTTTACGAATGGAGCGCGGTCTACGCTGGATGGTTTTTTTATAGCGGCTGGAAGACCTGGTATTCGGCACTTTGTTACCTGCTTATATTTTTTCTGCTGATAAAGTTTCATGACTTAGTCAGATGGCTCAAGCGAGGCAAATGATGCCTTAAAGGTTCATCGGGACAGGTAGGTCGAAAAAAATGTCGCCCGGTCTGAGATTCACAGACCGGGCAGTTGTTTTCTTGCTCGCCGCGTGGAGGATATGGAAGCTTGCTTCTTGAATTCTAAGAGACAGTAAGAGAGTCGTGTGGGCAGGGGGGGCCGGTATGACAGGAAAAATACTCATCGTTGACGACGAAGAGAATATCCGCCAACTTGTGAAGTATAATCTCGAGAAGGAGGGCTTTTCCTGCCGTGAAGCCTCGGACGGACAAGCTTGCCTCGATATTGTCCGCCGGGAACGTCCGGACCTGATCGTGCTGGACATCATGCTGCCCGCGAAGGATGGCCTTGAGGTCTGCCGCATCCTCAAATCCCAGCGAGCCACGGCGGGGATACCGATAATCATGCTCACCGCCAAGGCAGAGGAAGTCGACACCATCTTGGGATTGGAGATGGGGGCCGACGATTACATAACCAAACCCTTTAGCCCGCGGGAGCTTACCGCGAGGGTAAAAGCCGTGCTCCGCAGGTCTCAGAAAGAGCCGCTGCAGGCAGATGAACTTTCAGCAGGCCAGGTCAGGCTGAATCTGCTCCGCCACGAGGCTTTTCTCGGCGACGAGCGGCTTGAACTTACACCGAAGGAGTACGAACTACTGAAACTTCTCCTCGCCAATGCCGGGAGGGCTTTTTCCCGCGACCAACTGCTGGAGACGGTATGGGGGTACGAATATGCCGGGGATTCCAGAACGGTCGATGTGCATATCCGTCACCTGCGGCTCAAACTGGCGGGTGCTCCCGATGTCGCGCAGGCCATCGAGACTGTGAGGGGAGTTGGGTATCGTCTTGCCGAGCTTTGATCTGTAAGCCTACCATCTTTTTCAGTGGTCCGGCAATAAAGACTGCGTCGCTGGCGGCTTTCGACACGTCCAAATAACGGGACGATAGGCGGGGTAATTTAGGACGAAAGTCCTGATAAAAAATTGACTATGTTGTCTTGACAATGTAAAATGAAACCACAATGAAATATTGAGGCAAACCTACCGAAAGATAGGGACGCAAAGCCATGGGTCTAAAGCTGCCGCCAGGCGGCTACGATTGCCAGGTTGCCGTTTTACCGACACTATTGGTCAGGGTTTTGTCCTGGCTTGTTTTTTTGCGCTATACCCTGGCTTTGAATGGGGGCGGCTTCAGTGATAAAACACAGGTTTTTGCTCGCTACAATCACGGCTGTGATCGCCGGTACAATCGCTCTGGCCGGGTGCGCGTCCCCGCAGGACGGCGGGTCGCAGGCCCAGTCCTTGTCTCACCCGGTAAAGCAGAAAAAGTATAAGGTTTTCCATGTCATGAGCTATCATTCGCCGTGGGAGTGGACGGATACACAGTTCGCCGGCTTCAAAGACGCCCTCAAGGGGCTTGATGTGGAATACCGGGTTTACCAGATGGACGCGAAAAACAGGAGTTCCGCCGAATGGCTGCAGCAAAGCGGCCGGGAAGCGGAGAAGCTGATCGCCGCCTGGCAGCCGGATCTCGTATATACCAGCGATGATGAAGCCCAGAAGTACGTTACCAGCCGTTTTGCCGGCGGCCCGATCCCCTTTGTCTTCAGCGGGGTTAACAAATCGCCGCGAGAGTACGGATTATCGGGCAGTAGGAATGTTACCGGCGTTTTAGAGGTAGAACATTTCGTGGAAAGCGCCGCCCTGTTTCACAGGATCGTGCCTAACGCGGTAAAGGTGGCAGTGGTTTTCGACGATGCTCCCATTTGGGAAGCTGTTGGCAAGAGAATGAAGGACAGGGTCGGCGAAGTACCGGGGCTAGAGTTCGTAACCTGGGACACGATTCACACGTTCGCCGCGTATCAGGCGAAAATCAAAGAATACGAACAGCAGGTCGACGGCATTTGCCTTGTCGGCATATTCAACTTTAAGGATGAGCGCGGCCACAACGTCCATTATCGCGACGTGCTCAAGTGGACTGCAGAGAATAGTCGTCTGCCGGATTTCAGCTTCTGGCTCGACCGGGCTAATTTTGGCACTCTGTGCGTAGTATCGGTATCCGGCTACGAACAGGGATTAGCCGCAGGCAGGATCGCCCGGGAAATTCTTGTGGACGGCAAAATACCGGCCAGCATTCCCATTGCGCCTACAACAAGGGGGCAGGCGGCTATCAGCTTGGCACGGGCGAAGAGTCTCGGCCTGAAAATCGACAGCAAGGCGTTGCTGAGCACCAAGGTTTTCAGCGCGTACGGGTGGCGGTGATATGGCAAAAACCCTGCAGACGAAAATAACGCTGATCCTGTTGGCGGTATTCCTGCTGACGCT is a window of Selenomonadales bacterium 4137-cl DNA encoding:
- a CDS encoding ABC transporter substrate binding protein, which codes for MIKHRFLLATITAVIAGTIALAGCASPQDGGSQAQSLSHPVKQKKYKVFHVMSYHSPWEWTDTQFAGFKDALKGLDVEYRVYQMDAKNRSSAEWLQQSGREAEKLIAAWQPDLVYTSDDEAQKYVTSRFAGGPIPFVFSGVNKSPREYGLSGSRNVTGVLEVEHFVESAALFHRIVPNAVKVAVVFDDAPIWEAVGKRMKDRVGEVPGLEFVTWDTIHTFAAYQAKIKEYEQQVDGICLVGIFNFKDERGHNVHYRDVLKWTAENSRLPDFSFWLDRANFGTLCVVSVSGYEQGLAAGRIAREILVDGKIPASIPIAPTTRGQAAISLARAKSLGLKIDSKALLSTKVFSAYGWR
- a CDS encoding CBO0543 family protein encodes the protein MVHLIISVIIFNLVAWLIPKRITRDEMLATSLFALQLEAEADIYLDLKYRLYGYFNPGPDWLALVPIYGIFPAITIVFLNYYPFTGKKSEKAIYIAAWSLFSALYEWSAVYAGWFFYSGWKTWYSALCYLLIFFLLIKFHDLVRWLKRGK
- a CDS encoding response regulator transcription factor; the protein is MTGKILIVDDEENIRQLVKYNLEKEGFSCREASDGQACLDIVRRERPDLIVLDIMLPAKDGLEVCRILKSQRATAGIPIIMLTAKAEEVDTILGLEMGADDYITKPFSPRELTARVKAVLRRSQKEPLQADELSAGQVRLNLLRHEAFLGDERLELTPKEYELLKLLLANAGRAFSRDQLLETVWGYEYAGDSRTVDVHIRHLRLKLAGAPDVAQAIETVRGVGYRLAEL
- a CDS encoding spore germination protein, whose product is MPVKDVNRKIDKDIEVNISYLKELLGVGETFDINFREFRVGHRKAASFSVNGMINDVLVTNIFQDMMVFCQEEMNVNTLQKLLHSRVTHTQAKLLDNMHDALIGLLAGEIIFFVDKEEEVLVIDARGIPHRSPSESMIEKVTRGSRDSFVEILPFNTTLIRRRLRDPGLRFETVKVGARSQSDIAIAYIKDIADPSIIETVKRRLKSISIDGVPMAEKAIEEFILRGNRWNPLPRVRYTERPDVVAVHLLEGHVCVLVDTSPHVMILPTTFWHHVQHAEEYHQNPTIGSYLRLIRLFGVMLSLLLPPLWLSIVFQPGLLPETLAFLGPRDPGIIPLGFQFILAEIGVELVRMATVHVPSSQATALGFIGSFMLGEFATKVGLFGNEVIFYTAIAVVGAFATPSVELAMAMRFFRLVLLLLVMMFKLPGLLIGLLALFWLFVTTKSFEYPYLWPLLPFNYQAMKDVLLRLPMPLKVLRPALLKPMDKDRRDDN
- a CDS encoding SDR family oxidoreductase, which gives rise to MSPQNSPVQSFPPQHQDRQPGIEAVMNPRPVSMREDYRASGRLQGKVALISGGDSGIGRAVALAFAREGADVAVVYLNEHDDAAETKRGVEQVGKRCLVTAGDVGDEQFCRQVVEQTVKDFGRLDILVNNAAEQHVQPGLESISAEQLERTFKTNIFAYFYLTKASLAHLQNGGTIINTASVTAYQGNEQLIDYSASKGAVVAFTRSLALSLMKQGKDIRVNAVAPGPVWTPLIPSSFPADQVTIFGQDTPMKRAGQPSDISPCYVFLASADSGYMSGQVLHPNGGTIVGS
- a CDS encoding bile acid:sodium symporter family protein gives rise to the protein MQKLNKWLDSHMFLLVLVALAIGFFVRLPDSPALKKVIVYLFAYMTFATSITTSLGKFGRSLLKPWIPLWSLALIHIVTPAIVWGISAVIYPAETEVRLGYLVAAAIPIGVTSVVWTAMTKGDLNLSLAAVTLDAVATPVILPLYFNVVIGQLVAINYWNLVIQLMLMVTLPSIIGMAIYDFTRGRSAPLGEGIGATLSKLAFFIVILINSSVISPQLSWNLALFKMAVVTFLMSLTGYAAGYLGAFILRDRTPGMTLTMIYNVGLRNISFGLVIALTYFPPASAIPIMLLILYQQPLAAVIPKVLQRWDPRFRGKTA